In the Acidobacteriota bacterium genome, one interval contains:
- the nadB gene encoding L-aspartate oxidase has protein sequence MDRRFDFIVIGSGIAGLFYALKVAAQDPKARIAVVTKKGEAVTSTNRAQGGIAAVLARTDSFEAHIRDTLQAGAGLCHQEVVERIVEAGPAAIHDLVAYGVQFTRIDGEFDLGREGGHSKSRVVHALDLTGREIERALLLACRAQANITTFPDHMVLDLVTYSVGGEHRCAGVFVFCEEGRQFDVFYAPVTLLATGGLGQVYFHTSNPRIATGDGIAMAHRAGVPVANLEFIQFHPTTVYAPGRAPFLISEAVRGEGGRLKSVDNRYFMDGAHELKDLAPRDVVARAIDAELKASGEEYVLLEVNHLDAKFIRKRFPNIYKRCLRYGYDITERAIPVVPAAHYACGGVVSTIHGDTALAGLYVAGEVAMTGMHGANRLASNSLLEAVVQADFAARKSYDYYRHSDFPASVPVDNALYSSLQYPREKILITHDRRQLNRVMSDFVGIVRTQERLSLALEKVRQTKEAVDQYYMATPATYNIVELRAIATVAELIIRSAILRKESRGLHYLGEYPETSPEFEKDTVIPGLAHKEVS, from the coding sequence ATGGACAGGCGATTTGATTTCATAGTCATCGGCAGCGGTATCGCCGGTCTCTTCTATGCGCTCAAAGTGGCGGCTCAGGACCCGAAGGCCAGGATTGCAGTTGTCACCAAGAAGGGTGAAGCCGTCACGAGCACTAACCGAGCCCAGGGGGGAATCGCGGCGGTGCTGGCCAGGACCGACTCTTTTGAGGCCCACATCAGGGACACGTTGCAGGCGGGCGCCGGGCTGTGCCATCAAGAGGTGGTGGAACGGATTGTCGAGGCCGGTCCGGCGGCGATTCATGATCTGGTGGCCTACGGGGTTCAGTTCACCCGGATCGACGGGGAGTTTGATCTTGGCCGCGAGGGCGGCCATTCCAAGAGCCGGGTGGTACATGCGCTGGACCTGACGGGACGAGAGATCGAGCGCGCGCTCCTGTTGGCCTGCCGGGCGCAGGCGAATATCACCACTTTTCCGGACCACATGGTTCTTGACTTGGTAACGTACAGCGTCGGCGGGGAGCACCGGTGCGCCGGCGTGTTCGTCTTTTGTGAGGAGGGGCGGCAGTTCGACGTGTTCTACGCGCCGGTGACCCTGCTTGCCACCGGCGGTCTCGGCCAGGTTTACTTTCATACGTCAAATCCCAGAATTGCGACCGGTGATGGGATTGCGATGGCCCACCGGGCGGGCGTGCCCGTGGCCAATCTCGAGTTCATACAGTTTCACCCCACCACGGTGTACGCTCCCGGCCGGGCGCCGTTCCTGATCTCCGAGGCCGTGCGCGGCGAAGGAGGCCGGCTCAAGTCCGTGGACAACCGGTATTTCATGGACGGAGCGCACGAACTCAAGGACCTGGCACCCCGTGACGTCGTGGCCCGCGCCATCGACGCCGAACTCAAAGCGAGCGGCGAAGAGTACGTCCTGCTGGAGGTGAATCACCTGGACGCAAAGTTTATCAGGAAGCGTTTTCCGAACATCTACAAGCGATGTCTTCGTTACGGATATGACATCACCGAGCGCGCCATCCCCGTTGTGCCCGCGGCTCACTACGCCTGCGGCGGGGTGGTCTCGACGATTCATGGCGACACGGCGCTGGCCGGTCTCTACGTGGCCGGCGAAGTGGCGATGACGGGGATGCACGGGGCCAACCGGCTGGCCTCGAATTCACTGCTGGAGGCCGTGGTCCAGGCCGACTTCGCCGCCAGGAAGTCCTACGACTACTATCGCCACAGTGATTTCCCCGCCTCGGTTCCCGTCGACAACGCGCTGTACTCCTCTTTGCAGTACCCGCGCGAGAAGATACTTATCACCCATGATCGCCGCCAACTGAACCGGGTCATGTCCGACTTCGTCGGCATCGTTCGCACCCAGGAGCGGCTGTCGCTGGCCCTCGAGAAAGTCAGGCAGACTAAGGAGGCGGTAGACCAGTACTATATGGCGACCCCGGCCACTTACAATATCGTCGAGCTTCGGGCTATTGCCACCGTCGCCGAACTTATAATCCGGTCGGCCATCTTGCGCAAGGAGTCGCGCGGCCTCCATTACCTCGGGGAATACCCGGAGACTTCCCCGGAGTTCGAGAAAGACACAGTCATTCCGGGCCTGGCGCACAAGGAGGTCTCCTGA
- the guaA gene encoding glutamine-hydrolyzing GMP synthase, with translation MSPSHEMILILDFGSQYTQLIARRIRESHVYCEILPFNADLSAYSDRNVIGYVLSGGPSSLADADAPRLERSFFDVNRPVLGICYGMQLVVEIFGGKLVKSENREYGRSFFTVRSDGRLLEGVSSRSQVWMSHGDSIVELPAGFSVIGSTDSLPTAAIADEDKGLYGLQFHPEVHHTDEGGRIIRNFLVGICGARCDWTTESFIDETVRGIRDRVGDGRVVLGVSGGVDSSVAAMLLSRAIGQRLFGIFVDNGLLRKNEFADVVAMLRTLGVNLYPVDAADLFLERLAGIEDPERKRKIIGNTFIDVFEREAERIGDIRFLAQGTLYPDVIESTSFRGPSATIKSHHNVGGLKDRMDLELIEPLRELFKDEVRVLGRSLELSPQVIGRHPFPGPGLAVRILGDVTRERLDLLREVDAIFIEELHRHDIYDDIWQAFAVLLPVKAVGVMGDERTYENVVALRAVTSVDGMTADWARIDHDIMAHVSNRIIRSVAGVNRVTYDVSSKPPATIEWE, from the coding sequence ATGTCGCCGTCGCATGAGATGATTCTAATTCTCGATTTCGGTTCACAGTACACGCAGCTGATTGCGCGGCGCATCCGTGAGTCCCACGTCTACTGCGAAATCCTTCCGTTCAACGCCGATCTGAGCGCCTATTCCGACCGCAACGTGATCGGCTACGTTCTCTCGGGCGGCCCGTCTTCGCTGGCCGACGCCGACGCGCCCCGTCTTGAACGTTCTTTCTTTGACGTGAACCGTCCGGTTCTCGGCATTTGTTACGGTATGCAACTGGTGGTGGAAATATTCGGGGGCAAGCTGGTCAAGAGCGAGAATCGCGAGTATGGCCGGTCCTTCTTCACGGTGCGCTCGGACGGCAGGTTGCTCGAGGGCGTTTCGTCGCGGAGCCAGGTCTGGATGTCGCACGGCGACTCGATAGTCGAACTGCCCGCCGGTTTCAGCGTTATCGGGTCGACCGATTCACTGCCGACGGCCGCCATAGCTGACGAGGACAAGGGCCTGTACGGCCTTCAGTTTCACCCCGAGGTGCACCACACGGACGAGGGCGGCCGGATCATCCGTAATTTCCTGGTGGGGATTTGCGGAGCGCGCTGCGACTGGACGACCGAGTCGTTCATCGACGAGACCGTCAGGGGCATCCGTGATCGGGTCGGCGACGGGCGGGTGGTGCTCGGGGTGTCGGGCGGCGTGGATTCATCGGTGGCCGCAATGTTGCTTTCCAGGGCGATCGGGCAGCGGCTCTTCGGGATATTCGTGGACAACGGCCTGCTTCGAAAGAACGAATTCGCCGACGTAGTTGCCATGCTGCGCACGCTCGGTGTCAACCTGTATCCGGTCGACGCGGCCGATTTGTTCCTTGAGCGCCTGGCAGGAATTGAAGACCCGGAGCGCAAGCGCAAGATAATCGGCAATACGTTCATCGATGTTTTCGAGCGTGAGGCCGAGCGGATCGGCGACATCAGGTTTCTCGCCCAGGGTACGCTGTATCCCGACGTCATCGAATCGACGTCGTTCCGGGGACCGTCGGCGACCATCAAGTCGCACCACAACGTAGGCGGATTGAAGGACCGCATGGACCTCGAGTTGATCGAACCGCTGAGGGAACTGTTCAAGGACGAAGTGCGGGTGCTCGGCCGGAGCCTCGAGTTGTCGCCGCAGGTAATCGGCCGTCATCCGTTTCCCGGCCCCGGCCTGGCCGTGCGGATACTCGGCGACGTCACCCGCGAGCGGCTGGATCTTCTGCGGGAGGTCGATGCCATCTTTATCGAGGAGCTGCACCGCCACGACATTTACGACGACATCTGGCAGGCGTTTGCCGTATTGCTGCCGGTAAAGGCGGTTGGAGTAATGGGCGACGAGCGGACGTACGAGAACGTCGTGGCACTCAGGGCGGTGACGTCCGTTGACGGCATGACCGCCGATTGGGCCCGGATCGACCACGACATCATGGCCCATGTATCCAACCGGATAATCCGCTCGGTGGCCGGGGTGAATCGCGTGACGTACGACGTGTCCTCCAAACCCCCGGCGACGATTGAGTGGGAGTGA
- a CDS encoding alpha/beta hydrolase yields the protein MVPKILKMILWFVIALCVAFAAFALYLYLNQGRMVFFPSRTISVTPENVNLAYEDVYLDVGAGHSIHAWHFPAAEGRKTVLFCHGNAGNISDRLETVQMLVGLDVGVLLFDYRGYGRSDGTPSEERMYADATAAYRWLCRDGAVSPADVIVFGRSLGGAVAVDLASGVECGGLIVESSFTSMAELGRRMYPYMPINLLLRFRFDSLAKIGRVRCPILVTHSPQDELIPFEMGRQLYAAAPAPKRFVELQGGHNEHDYMSNYLYINGLSEFIGSL from the coding sequence ATGGTACCGAAGATTCTTAAGATGATCCTCTGGTTTGTTATCGCTCTCTGCGTCGCTTTTGCGGCTTTTGCCCTCTACCTGTATCTGAATCAGGGGCGGATGGTATTCTTTCCCTCAAGAACGATATCGGTCACGCCGGAAAATGTGAACCTTGCCTACGAGGACGTCTACCTTGACGTCGGTGCGGGTCACAGTATCCACGCCTGGCATTTTCCCGCCGCCGAGGGAAGAAAGACGGTGCTGTTTTGTCACGGCAACGCCGGGAACATATCGGATCGGCTCGAAACGGTGCAGATGCTCGTCGGCCTGGACGTCGGCGTCCTGCTTTTCGATTACCGCGGGTACGGGCGATCCGACGGTACGCCGAGCGAAGAGCGCATGTACGCCGATGCCACGGCGGCGTATCGCTGGCTGTGCCGTGACGGGGCCGTATCCCCGGCTGACGTTATCGTTTTCGGCCGTTCACTCGGCGGGGCTGTGGCCGTTGACCTGGCCTCCGGCGTTGAATGCGGGGGCCTCATAGTCGAATCGTCATTCACGTCGATGGCCGAGTTGGGCCGCCGCATGTATCCGTACATGCCCATTAACCTGTTGCTGCGCTTTCGATTCGACTCCCTGGCCAAGATCGGCCGGGTACGCTGTCCAATTCTGGTCACGCATTCCCCCCAGGATGAGTTGATCCCGTTTGAGATGGGGCGGCAGCTGTACGCTGCGGCCCCGGCACCAAAGCGCTTCGTAGAGTTGCAGGGCGGGCATAACGAGCACGACTACATGTCTAATTACTTGTATATAAACGGCTTGAGTGAATTCATCGGGAGTCTGTAG
- a CDS encoding polyprenyl synthetase family protein: MTMLHKDNLATYIEPVKSDLDTFDRKLNDYLRGDSPLITSLARHLLKTKGKRIRPVFLFLSSRAADTYSDYSVDASLAIELIHTATLLHDDVVDESDMRRGQETINHKWANLISVLLGDYLFAKAFRIILSTDCSELVKAISVATERVSLGELRQIEETGNYSLSEEEYLEIIADKTASLFAVSCETGPILTERSGRDRARFARFGEKVGTAFQVIDDLLDYVGDPQVTGKEPGNDVLNGKVTMPLIHSLKQVGEAGRREIVRYLREDADGDSFHRVYDFVTENGGIDYAYQRADQLCREGLESISPLEQSRYADSLLDLVRYTVARTS, encoded by the coding sequence ATGACAATGCTCCACAAAGACAATCTGGCCACGTATATCGAGCCCGTTAAGTCGGACCTGGATACGTTTGACCGCAAACTAAACGACTACCTTCGCGGTGATTCCCCCCTGATAACCTCCCTGGCCCGCCACCTGCTGAAGACAAAAGGCAAGCGGATCCGCCCGGTGTTCCTGTTTCTCTCGTCGCGGGCCGCAGATACGTATTCGGATTATTCAGTTGACGCCTCACTGGCCATCGAGCTGATTCATACGGCCACTTTGCTGCACGATGACGTCGTCGACGAGTCAGACATGAGACGCGGCCAGGAGACGATCAATCACAAGTGGGCCAATCTCATATCGGTGCTTCTGGGCGATTACCTGTTCGCCAAGGCCTTCCGGATAATCCTGAGCACGGACTGCAGTGAGTTGGTCAAGGCGATATCGGTAGCCACCGAGCGCGTCTCGCTGGGGGAACTTCGGCAGATTGAGGAAACCGGCAATTACTCTTTGTCGGAGGAGGAGTATCTCGAAATCATCGCCGACAAAACCGCCTCGTTGTTTGCGGTTTCGTGTGAGACAGGCCCCATTCTGACCGAGCGAAGCGGTCGCGATCGCGCGCGGTTCGCAAGGTTCGGGGAAAAAGTCGGTACCGCCTTCCAGGTCATTGACGATCTCCTCGATTACGTTGGGGACCCCCAGGTGACGGGCAAGGAGCCGGGCAACGACGTGCTGAACGGCAAGGTGACTATGCCGTTGATCCACTCGCTTAAGCAGGTCGGCGAGGCCGGCCGGCGGGAGATTGTCCGGTATCTGCGCGAAGATGCGGACGGAGACTCGTTTCACCGCGTTTATGATTTTGTGACCGAAAACGGCGGCATTGACTATGCTTATCAACGGGCCGACCAGCTCTGCCGGGAGGGGCTGGAGTCCATCTCCCCGCTGGAGCAGTCGAGATACGCTGATTCGCTGCTCGATCTCGTTCGGTACACGGTGGCGCGGACCTCATAG
- a CDS encoding histidine kinase dimerization/phospho-acceptor domain-containing protein, with protein MPEMSLSKANLGDELKEEIALYRVLKPYIARCLTLNHDINNPLAGIIGYVEYILMDEDKISPGHQQSLQQIMKCAERIKALVDELHDEKIALNEKVDLSSVLDTYGNAAGKSD; from the coding sequence ATGCCCGAAATGTCCCTGTCAAAGGCAAACCTCGGCGACGAACTCAAGGAAGAAATCGCGCTCTATCGGGTGCTGAAGCCGTACATCGCCCGCTGCCTGACCCTCAATCATGACATCAATAATCCCCTGGCCGGCATCATCGGGTACGTGGAATACATACTCATGGACGAGGACAAGATCAGCCCGGGGCATCAGCAGAGCTTACAGCAGATCATGAAATGCGCAGAGCGCATAAAGGCTCTGGTGGATGAGCTTCACGATGAGAAAATCGCCTTGAATGAGAAAGTCGATTTGAGTTCCGTACTTGACACCTACGGAAACGCGGCCGGGAAGTCAGATTAG
- a CDS encoding saccharopine dehydrogenase C-terminal domain-containing protein — MRIAVIGAGLMGRAVVYDLARADGVQSVGVFDVNADLAREVAEQYGDGKATAARLDAGDIEGAVEVLRDYAAAVSCVTYKHNVDLTRAAVRAGCHLVDLGGNNDVVHSQLEMDGEAEQAGVIVIPDCGLAPGMVSVMVADGIARLDRTESIRIRVGGLPQSPRPPLNYQIVFSAEGLINEYWEPCVILEDGKKKTVNPMTGLELLEFDGIGKLEAFFTSGGTSTLPDTYEGKVRSLDYKTIRYPGHCQLFRPMLEIGLGSRRKVEVDGQTAEPRAVFKAVLERTLSSGDLDMVLVRVVVEGERDDAAATIVYEIVDRQDMKTGLTAMMRTTAFPAAIIAWMAAAGQITARGVKPQELVVKPSLFFPQLKKRSIKLVIRE; from the coding sequence ATGAGAATAGCGGTCATTGGAGCGGGGCTGATGGGCAGGGCGGTGGTGTATGACCTGGCCAGGGCCGACGGTGTACAGAGCGTCGGTGTGTTTGACGTCAATGCGGATTTGGCTCGCGAGGTAGCGGAGCAATACGGAGACGGCAAGGCGACGGCCGCCCGGCTCGACGCCGGTGACATTGAAGGGGCAGTGGAGGTCCTGAGGGATTACGCGGCGGCCGTATCCTGCGTGACCTACAAACACAACGTCGATTTGACGCGTGCAGCGGTGCGGGCCGGTTGCCATCTCGTCGATCTCGGCGGCAACAACGACGTCGTTCACAGCCAGTTGGAGATGGACGGCGAGGCGGAGCAGGCAGGTGTCATTGTGATCCCCGATTGCGGTCTCGCGCCCGGAATGGTTTCGGTGATGGTGGCGGACGGAATCGCGAGACTGGACCGGACCGAATCCATCAGAATCAGGGTGGGGGGTCTGCCGCAGTCGCCCCGACCTCCGCTGAACTACCAGATCGTGTTTTCTGCGGAAGGGTTGATCAACGAGTACTGGGAGCCGTGCGTGATCCTGGAGGACGGAAAGAAGAAGACAGTGAATCCGATGACCGGCCTGGAGCTGCTCGAGTTCGACGGTATAGGCAAACTGGAGGCGTTCTTCACTTCGGGAGGCACGTCCACTCTCCCGGACACGTACGAGGGGAAGGTCAGATCTCTGGACTACAAGACTATCCGCTACCCCGGTCACTGCCAGTTGTTCAGACCGATGCTTGAAATCGGCCTGGGTTCGCGGAGGAAGGTCGAGGTTGACGGACAGACGGCGGAACCAAGAGCGGTCTTCAAAGCCGTGCTGGAGCGTACCCTCTCATCCGGCGACCTCGATATGGTCCTGGTGCGGGTGGTCGTCGAAGGGGAAAGAGACGATGCGGCTGCGACCATCGTCTATGAGATTGTCGATCGTCAGGATATGAAAACGGGTCTGACGGCCATGATGCGCACGACGGCTTTTCCGGCGGCGATCATAGCCTGGATGGCGGCGGCCGGTCAGATCACCGCTCGCGGAGTCAAACCACAGGAACTCGTCGTAAAACCGTCTCTCTTTTTCCCCCAGTTGAAGAAACGCAGTATCAAGCTGGTCATCAGAGAGTAG
- a CDS encoding prepilin-type N-terminal cleavage/methylation domain-containing protein, whose amino-acid sequence MSTRPRHKGFTLIEMVVMIVVLGIIAVVATKTLTQSVQTARYEHTKRELDELTHAIVGNPGVFTGGVRTDFGYVGDVGALPPNLDALVQNPGLYATWEGPYMSRGIAGDDFKKDGWGSEYVFAGTLIRSTGSGADIDRVITGSTTELLANTVEGTLADADQGLPGEIFRDSLLIRLIYPDGSGGLTTAAIVPDPHGYFRFTGVPVGNHGLSIIYIPDSDTVTLAITVCPGRDVKLDVVFPADLW is encoded by the coding sequence ATGAGTACACGGCCTCGCCATAAGGGATTCACGTTGATCGAAATGGTGGTGATGATCGTCGTGCTGGGGATCATCGCCGTGGTCGCCACAAAGACACTGACCCAGTCCGTGCAAACCGCCCGGTACGAACACACGAAACGGGAACTGGACGAGCTGACCCACGCTATAGTCGGAAATCCGGGCGTCTTCACCGGAGGTGTCAGGACCGATTTCGGGTACGTCGGCGACGTCGGAGCCTTACCGCCGAATCTGGACGCGCTCGTGCAGAACCCCGGTCTGTACGCCACCTGGGAAGGCCCCTACATGTCACGCGGCATTGCCGGGGATGATTTCAAGAAGGACGGGTGGGGCAGCGAGTACGTGTTCGCCGGCACCCTGATCAGGTCGACCGGCTCCGGGGCGGACATCGACAGGGTCATTACCGGCTCCACCACTGAACTGCTCGCGAACACGGTCGAGGGCACGCTTGCCGATGCCGACCAGGGCCTGCCCGGCGAAATCTTCAGGGACTCATTGCTGATCAGATTGATTTACCCGGACGGTTCCGGGGGCCTGACAACGGCTGCGATCGTTCCCGACCCCCACGGTTACTTCCGGTTTACCGGCGTTCCCGTGGGGAACCACGGCCTGAGCATCATCTATATCCCCGACAGCGATACCGTCACCCTGGCCATCACCGTCTGTCCGGGCCGCGACGTGAAACTCGACGTCGTCTTCCCCGCCGACCTTTGGTGA
- a CDS encoding prepilin-type N-terminal cleavage/methylation domain-containing protein, with translation MNKRRHILFVSPAANDRPGGNAGFSLIELLAVVIIVGLLASVAMQSLNVAIEDARRARTEREMDVLARSIVGDPSIMQSGRRADFGYVGDVGAFPADLDALYRNSGGLSTWKGPYLPPGLLEDTSGFRIDEWGRPYTYGGGITIVSTGGSRVITLKIADAQSDYLLNTVRGDIRDANDSVPGSQYADSVDVVVTVPDGAGSVITKLCHPDATGAFILDSLPAGRHPLRLIYQPAADTLARPLTVLPRHRNKPVLQYRFASAHFSSGGPGGGCGGSGADTLRPNTSGSSTELLRSGCAANWQCVDDVTTDGDATTVRTIGNSYLSDTYNVDDPADTTCTITGLTVYARMRRSRPSSAFARLVIHTGGADYAGNQTSVARFYTDYNWTWASNPATGDTWTWADVRQVQCGIRMRSVNSSAFVACTQVWLVVEYE, from the coding sequence ATGAACAAGCGCAGACACATCCTCTTCGTTTCTCCGGCAGCCAATGACCGGCCCGGCGGCAACGCGGGTTTCAGCCTGATCGAACTGCTGGCCGTAGTCATCATCGTAGGCCTCCTGGCCTCGGTGGCCATGCAGTCGCTCAACGTAGCCATTGAGGACGCCCGTCGGGCCAGGACCGAGCGTGAGATGGACGTGCTCGCGCGATCCATCGTCGGAGATCCCTCCATCATGCAAAGCGGCCGGCGCGCCGATTTCGGCTACGTCGGCGACGTTGGAGCCTTTCCCGCCGACCTGGACGCGCTTTACCGCAATTCCGGCGGCTTATCAACGTGGAAAGGACCCTACCTGCCCCCCGGACTCCTCGAAGACACCAGCGGGTTCCGGATCGACGAGTGGGGGCGACCCTACACCTACGGCGGCGGCATAACGATTGTCTCAACGGGAGGCAGCCGGGTAATCACTCTAAAGATAGCCGATGCCCAAAGTGATTACCTGCTCAACACCGTCAGGGGTGACATTCGTGATGCCAACGATTCGGTCCCCGGCAGCCAGTATGCCGATTCCGTGGACGTCGTCGTGACCGTTCCCGACGGTGCCGGCAGTGTCATCACCAAATTATGCCATCCCGATGCCACCGGAGCATTCATCCTCGATTCCCTTCCGGCCGGCAGGCACCCGCTAAGACTGATTTACCAGCCGGCCGCTGATACCCTGGCACGCCCATTGACCGTTCTGCCGCGACATCGGAACAAGCCGGTGCTGCAGTACCGCTTTGCGTCTGCTCACTTTTCATCAGGCGGCCCCGGAGGGGGCTGCGGCGGAAGCGGAGCCGACACGCTGCGGCCCAATACTTCCGGAAGCAGCACCGAATTGCTCCGGTCCGGCTGCGCCGCCAACTGGCAGTGTGTCGACGACGTGACAACCGACGGTGATGCCACAACCGTGCGCACCATCGGCAATTCATATCTCTCGGATACGTACAACGTCGACGATCCGGCCGACACCACCTGTACCATCACCGGGCTGACCGTGTATGCCCGCATGAGACGAAGCCGCCCTTCGTCCGCCTTTGCCCGGCTGGTCATACACACCGGCGGTGCCGACTACGCCGGTAACCAGACATCCGTGGCCCGGTTCTATACCGATTACAACTGGACATGGGCGAGCAACCCGGCCACCGGCGACACGTGGACGTGGGCTGACGTCCGCCAGGTCCAGTGCGGGATCAGAATGCGGTCGGTAAACTCCTCGGCGTTTGTCGCCTGCACGCAGGTCTGGCTGGTGGTTGAGTATGAATAG
- a CDS encoding prepilin-type N-terminal cleavage/methylation domain-containing protein translates to MPALQKDNGYSLIELIAALIIIAVMVTIALKSLGTVTDTARMEQTRKSLSGLADAVVGNPELLSNGARTDYGYVGDVGALPPDLDALASNPGSYTTWNGPYIQRDFTLGGSADNFKTDAWGKPYSYTGLAIISSGGGTTLTRQLANSVDDLLFNRVLCSITDLDHTPPGNAYRDSIRCVLVCPDGAGALSSRILSVDPDGSVAFDSVPIGIHPLIVVFTPTADTLRRDISLAPGQDYFAELAYGDNYW, encoded by the coding sequence ATGCCCGCTCTTCAGAAAGACAACGGCTATTCGCTCATCGAACTTATTGCGGCTCTGATAATCATCGCCGTGATGGTCACGATAGCCCTGAAGTCGCTCGGTACGGTCACCGACACGGCACGCATGGAGCAGACCAGGAAGAGCCTCAGTGGGCTGGCCGACGCCGTCGTCGGCAATCCGGAGTTGTTATCCAACGGGGCACGGACCGATTACGGGTACGTCGGGGACGTGGGCGCGCTCCCCCCTGACCTGGACGCACTGGCGTCCAACCCGGGCAGTTACACCACGTGGAACGGCCCGTACATCCAACGCGATTTCACGTTGGGCGGCTCGGCCGACAACTTCAAAACCGACGCCTGGGGAAAACCATACAGCTACACCGGCCTGGCGATCATCTCGTCCGGCGGCGGCACCACCCTGACCCGGCAGCTCGCCAATTCGGTCGACGACCTGCTGTTTAACCGCGTGCTGTGTTCAATCACCGATCTCGATCACACCCCGCCGGGGAACGCATACCGGGATTCCATCCGATGCGTGCTCGTTTGTCCGGATGGCGCCGGCGCTCTCTCTTCCCGTATCCTGTCTGTGGACCCGGACGGTTCTGTTGCCTTCGACTCCGTGCCGATCGGCATCCACCCGCTGATCGTGGTGTTTACGCCGACCGCAGATACTCTGCGTCGGGACATCAGCCTTGCCCCGGGCCAGGATTATTTCGCGGAACTCGCGTACGGCGACAACTACTGGTAA
- a CDS encoding 2Fe-2S iron-sulfur cluster-binding protein: MPKMLFLPTGAEVEVESGTTVLDAALDNNVRIDHNCGGNCACATCHIIVEKGYETLDPPSEDEEDMLDEAENLTETSRLACQCRVTQDLVVRIPPKHDQPAENAP, encoded by the coding sequence ATGCCGAAGATGTTGTTCCTTCCGACCGGGGCCGAAGTTGAGGTCGAGAGCGGCACCACCGTTCTTGACGCGGCGCTGGATAACAACGTACGAATAGACCACAATTGCGGGGGCAACTGCGCTTGCGCCACCTGCCATATCATCGTCGAAAAAGGCTACGAGACGCTTGATCCGCCGTCAGAGGACGAGGAAGACATGCTCGACGAGGCAGAGAATCTGACCGAGACCTCCCGCCTGGCCTGCCAGTGCCGCGTCACTCAGGATCTGGTTGTCAGAATACCCCCCAAACACGACCAGCCGGCCGAAAACGCCCCGTGA
- a CDS encoding Rrf2 family transcriptional regulator — MQLSRKADYALRAIRYLSNQPKGKLGSINAVAQAEKVPREFLAKILKDLTRSGVLLSFQGVTGGYRLARMPKEISFLDVIEAIEGPLHINICTEEGSNCGCDRAEDCNMREFWVTQEQMFKRALSKQHFGRYRLRQKPARKSGRRG, encoded by the coding sequence ATGCAGTTGTCACGAAAAGCCGACTACGCCCTGAGAGCCATTCGCTATCTTTCCAACCAACCCAAGGGGAAGTTGGGATCGATTAACGCGGTAGCTCAGGCTGAAAAAGTCCCGCGCGAGTTTCTTGCCAAAATCCTCAAGGACCTGACCCGTAGTGGCGTCCTGTTGTCATTTCAGGGAGTGACAGGCGGTTACCGGCTGGCCCGTATGCCCAAAGAGATTTCGTTTCTGGACGTGATCGAAGCCATTGAAGGTCCCCTGCACATCAACATCTGCACGGAAGAAGGATCCAACTGCGGGTGTGACCGGGCCGAGGATTGCAACATGCGGGAGTTCTGGGTCACGCAGGAGCAGATGTTCAAGCGGGCGTTGAGCAAACAACACTTCGGCAGGTACCGACTCAGACAGAAACCCGCCCGGAAATCAGGTCGGAGAGGGTAG